A single genomic interval of Cupriavidus sp. MP-37 harbors:
- a CDS encoding ABC transporter ATP-binding protein yields the protein MTQVAWQGAGKRDWSAAARTDASGAGGGGAMAPAGPLPPAGLADDSGVHPGTRHAQRTGAQARTGGEVILDLQHISLSFGGVKALTDISFDVCEHEVRAIIGPNGAGKSSMLNVINGVYHPQQGRIVFRGEERKQMHPTAAARQGIARTFQNIALFKGMTVLDNIMTGRNTQFRTSWFAHALWWGPARNEEMRHRQKVEEVIDFLEIQSIRKTPVGRLPYGLQKRVELARALAAEPSMLLLDEPMAGMNVEEKQDMCRFILDVNRQFGTTIVLIEHDMGVVMDISDRVVVLDYGKKIGDGTPEEVKGNPDVIKAYLGTSH from the coding sequence ATGACACAAGTGGCCTGGCAAGGCGCCGGCAAGCGCGATTGGAGCGCGGCGGCACGCACCGATGCGAGCGGCGCCGGCGGTGGTGGTGCGATGGCGCCGGCAGGACCGCTGCCCCCGGCGGGGCTGGCGGATGACAGCGGCGTGCATCCCGGCACGCGCCATGCGCAGCGCACCGGCGCGCAGGCGCGCACCGGCGGCGAGGTGATCCTGGACCTGCAGCACATCTCGCTGTCGTTCGGCGGGGTCAAGGCGCTAACCGATATCTCGTTCGACGTGTGCGAGCACGAGGTGCGCGCCATCATCGGCCCGAACGGCGCCGGCAAGAGTTCGATGCTGAACGTGATCAACGGCGTCTACCACCCGCAGCAGGGACGCATCGTGTTCCGCGGCGAGGAGCGCAAGCAGATGCACCCGACCGCCGCGGCGCGCCAGGGCATCGCGCGCACGTTCCAGAACATCGCCTTGTTCAAGGGCATGACGGTGCTGGACAACATCATGACCGGACGCAACACGCAGTTCCGCACCTCCTGGTTCGCGCACGCGCTGTGGTGGGGCCCCGCGCGCAATGAAGAGATGCGCCACCGGCAGAAGGTGGAGGAGGTGATCGACTTCCTCGAGATCCAGTCGATCCGCAAGACGCCGGTCGGGCGCCTGCCGTACGGGCTGCAGAAGCGCGTCGAGCTGGCGCGAGCGCTGGCGGCCGAGCCATCGATGCTGCTGCTCGACGAGCCCATGGCCGGCATGAACGTGGAAGAGAAGCAGGACATGTGCCGCTTCATCCTCGATGTGAACCGGCAGTTCGGCACCACCATCGTGCTGATCGAGCACGACATGGGCGTGGTGATGGATATCTCGGACCGGGTGGTGGTGCTGGACTACGGCAAGAAGATCGGGGATGGCACGCCGGAAGAGGTCAAGGGCAACCCTGACGTGATCAAGGCGTACCTCGGCACTTCGCATTGA
- a CDS encoding branched-chain amino acid ABC transporter permease has product MTFFFEILLGGLLSGLMYSLVALGFVLIYKASGVFNFAQGAMVYFAALAVVGLMDKGMPMWAAVIGAFVVMILVGMSTERFVLRKLVNQPPITLFMATIGLSFFLEGLGPLLFGNEVRPIHLGIVDEPIESILTNFNIVISKFDLAAAAIAGVLVGSLALFFQYTKVGRALRAVADDHQAALSLGIPLQNIWAIVWGVAGFVALVAGMLWGSRNGVQFALTLTALKALPVLILGGFTSVPGAIVGGLIIGASEKLAEIYIPPVFQSMFGGNFGGIEGWFPYVFALLFLLVRPEGLFGEKHIDRV; this is encoded by the coding sequence ATGACGTTCTTCTTTGAAATCCTGCTCGGCGGCCTGCTGTCGGGACTGATGTACTCGCTGGTGGCGCTGGGCTTCGTGCTGATCTACAAGGCCTCGGGCGTGTTCAACTTTGCCCAGGGCGCGATGGTCTACTTTGCCGCGCTGGCGGTGGTGGGGCTGATGGACAAGGGCATGCCGATGTGGGCGGCGGTGATCGGCGCCTTCGTGGTGATGATCCTGGTCGGCATGAGCACCGAGCGCTTCGTGCTGCGCAAGCTGGTCAACCAGCCGCCGATCACGCTGTTCATGGCAACCATCGGGCTGTCGTTCTTCCTCGAAGGGCTGGGACCGCTATTGTTCGGCAACGAGGTGCGCCCGATCCACCTGGGCATCGTCGACGAGCCGATCGAATCAATCCTGACCAATTTCAACATCGTCATCTCCAAGTTCGACCTTGCCGCCGCCGCCATCGCCGGCGTGCTGGTGGGATCGCTGGCGCTGTTCTTCCAGTACACCAAGGTGGGACGCGCGCTGCGCGCGGTGGCGGACGACCACCAGGCCGCGCTGTCGCTGGGCATCCCGCTGCAGAACATCTGGGCCATCGTGTGGGGCGTGGCGGGTTTCGTCGCGCTGGTGGCGGGCATGCTGTGGGGCTCGCGCAATGGCGTGCAGTTCGCGCTGACGCTGACCGCGCTGAAGGCGCTGCCGGTGCTGATCCTGGGTGGCTTCACCTCGGTGCCCGGCGCCATCGTCGGCGGGCTGATCATAGGCGCGTCGGAGAAGCTGGCCGAAATCTATATCCCGCCGGTGTTCCAGTCGATGTTCGGTGGCAATTTCGGCGGCATCGAAGGGTGGTTCCCGTATGTGTTTGCCTTGCTCTTCCTGCTGGTGCGGCCCGAGGGGCTGTTCGGTGAGAAGCACATCGACCGCGTCTGA
- a CDS encoding branched-chain amino acid ABC transporter permease, with protein sequence MFYREAGQFKTSYVTDSQIFPIRQDRIGFAVLMAVAFVAIPFIGSEYWFSAILIPFLIFSLAALGLNILTGYAGQLSLGTAAFMAVGAYAAYNFQLRIEGMPVLLTFILAGLSAALVGVAFGLPSLRIKGFYLAVATLAAQFFVVWALTKFPWFSNNSSSGVITAQRLDLFGFAIDTPVKKYLFVLAIVTVLALAAKNMVRSATGRAWMSVRDMDVAAEVIGIPLMRTKLLAFAVSSFYCGVAGALYAFCYLGSVEPDGFSLDLSFRVLFMIIIGGVGSILGSFLGAAFILLLPIFLDNVLPPLASLLHLPFTNATVSHIQLMVFGGLIIFFLIVEPHGLARLWQIAKEKLRLWPFPH encoded by the coding sequence ATGTTTTATCGTGAAGCCGGCCAGTTCAAGACCAGCTACGTCACCGACAGCCAGATCTTCCCGATCCGCCAGGACCGCATCGGCTTTGCCGTGCTGATGGCGGTGGCCTTCGTGGCGATCCCGTTCATCGGTTCGGAATACTGGTTCTCGGCCATCCTGATCCCGTTCCTGATCTTCTCGCTGGCGGCGCTGGGGCTGAATATCCTGACCGGCTATGCCGGCCAGTTGTCGCTGGGCACCGCGGCCTTCATGGCGGTGGGCGCGTACGCGGCCTACAACTTCCAGCTGCGCATCGAAGGCATGCCGGTGCTGCTGACCTTTATCCTGGCGGGCCTGTCGGCGGCGCTGGTGGGGGTGGCGTTCGGGCTGCCGTCGCTGCGCATCAAGGGTTTCTACCTGGCGGTGGCGACACTGGCGGCGCAGTTCTTCGTGGTGTGGGCGCTGACCAAGTTCCCCTGGTTCTCCAACAACAGCTCGTCGGGCGTGATCACGGCGCAGCGGCTGGACCTGTTCGGCTTTGCCATCGACACGCCGGTGAAGAAGTACCTGTTCGTGCTGGCCATCGTCACGGTGCTGGCGCTGGCGGCCAAGAACATGGTGCGCTCGGCGACCGGCCGCGCCTGGATGTCGGTGCGCGACATGGACGTGGCGGCGGAAGTCATCGGCATCCCGCTGATGCGCACCAAGCTGCTGGCGTTCGCGGTCAGCTCGTTCTACTGCGGCGTGGCCGGCGCGCTGTACGCGTTCTGCTACCTGGGCTCGGTGGAGCCGGACGGCTTCTCGCTGGACCTGTCGTTCCGCGTGCTGTTCATGATCATCATCGGCGGCGTGGGCAGCATCCTGGGCTCGTTCCTGGGTGCCGCCTTCATCCTGCTGCTGCCGATCTTCCTGGACAACGTGCTGCCGCCGCTGGCCTCGCTGCTGCACCTGCCCTTTACCAATGCCACCGTGTCGCACATCCAGCTGATGGTGTTCGGCGGGCTGATCATCTTCTTCCTGATCGTGGAGCCGCACGGGCTGGCCCGGCTGTGGCAGATCGCCAAGGAGAAGCTGAGGCTGTGGCCGTTCCCGCACTGA
- a CDS encoding ABC transporter substrate-binding protein: MTNLIRNVQRAALVVSAAAALLAPAVPALAQSNEQFIALPSYRVGPYGANGQSWYGGFIDYLNYVNLKDGGVNGVKLSWEECETEYNNAKGVECYERLKAKNATTKGTAYHAMSTGISYALVDKTAADKVPLVMMGYGRTDAVDGSVFPYAFPLVTTYQMQVSAIVKYLASKSGGSLAGKKIVYLYHDSAYGKEPIVALQAEARLGKFNLVEIPVAHPGNEQGAQWLKIRQENPDYVIFWGWGVMNQTALKAAQKVGFSREKMIGSWWAGSEEDTVPAGDASKGYMSATWNVAGKNVPLIADIEKVVYGAGKGNMQDKNKVGSVLYNRGVSAAVVTVEAVRVAQAKFGKGKPMTGEQMRWAFENLNLTNARLQQLGATGLLPEIKTSCENHEGSGKVKIQQWDGSKWVVVSDWIEGNKSLIHPLFKATAAQYAKEKGITPACSKS, encoded by the coding sequence ATGACCAACCTGATCCGCAATGTGCAACGCGCCGCCCTGGTGGTCAGCGCCGCGGCTGCACTGCTGGCGCCGGCGGTGCCGGCACTGGCGCAAAGCAACGAGCAGTTCATCGCGCTGCCGAGCTATCGCGTGGGGCCCTACGGCGCCAACGGGCAGTCCTGGTATGGCGGCTTCATCGACTACCTCAACTACGTCAACCTGAAGGATGGCGGTGTCAACGGCGTCAAGCTGAGCTGGGAAGAGTGCGAGACCGAGTACAACAACGCCAAGGGGGTGGAGTGCTACGAGCGCCTGAAGGCCAAGAACGCCACCACCAAGGGCACCGCGTACCACGCCATGTCGACCGGCATCTCGTATGCGCTGGTCGACAAGACCGCGGCCGACAAGGTGCCGCTGGTGATGATGGGCTACGGCCGCACCGACGCGGTCGACGGCTCGGTGTTCCCGTACGCGTTCCCGCTGGTGACCACGTACCAGATGCAGGTCTCGGCCATCGTCAAGTACCTGGCCAGCAAGAGCGGCGGCTCGCTGGCCGGCAAGAAGATCGTCTACCTGTACCACGACTCGGCCTACGGCAAGGAGCCGATCGTGGCGCTGCAGGCCGAGGCACGGCTGGGCAAGTTCAACCTGGTCGAGATCCCGGTGGCGCACCCGGGCAACGAGCAGGGCGCGCAATGGCTGAAGATCCGCCAGGAGAACCCTGACTACGTGATCTTCTGGGGCTGGGGCGTGATGAACCAGACCGCGCTGAAGGCGGCGCAGAAGGTGGGCTTCTCGCGCGAGAAGATGATCGGCTCCTGGTGGGCGGGCTCCGAGGAAGACACGGTGCCGGCCGGCGATGCCTCCAAGGGCTACATGAGCGCGACCTGGAACGTCGCGGGCAAGAACGTGCCCCTGATCGCCGATATCGAGAAGGTGGTCTACGGCGCCGGCAAGGGCAACATGCAGGACAAGAACAAGGTCGGCTCGGTGCTGTACAACCGCGGCGTGTCGGCGGCGGTGGTGACGGTGGAAGCGGTGCGCGTGGCCCAGGCCAAGTTCGGCAAGGGCAAGCCCATGACCGGCGAGCAAATGCGCTGGGCCTTCGAGAACCTGAACCTGACCAACGCCCGCCTGCAGCAGCTGGGCGCTACCGGCCTGCTGCCGGAGATCAAGACCAGCTGCGAGAACCACGAGGGCTCGGGCAAGGTGAAGATCCAGCAGTGGGACGGCAGCAAGTGGGTGGTGGTGTCGGACTGGATCGAGGGCAACAAGAGCCTGATCCACCCGCTGTTCAAGGCCACCGCGGCGCAGTACGCGAAGGAGAAGGGGATTACGCCGGCGTGCTCGAAGAGCTGA
- a CDS encoding ABC transporter ATP-binding protein: MSLLSVNNIEVIYDHVILVLKGVSLEVPEGKIVALLGANGAGKTTTLKAISNLLQAERGDVTKGSIEYRGDRVDQLTPNDLVRRGVIQVMEGRHCFAHLTIEENLLTGAYTRGLSRGQTRDELEKIYEYFPRLKTRRKSQAGYTSGGEQQMCAIGRAMMAKPAMILLDEPSMGLAPQIVEEIFEIVRGLNSRENVSFLLAEQNTMVALRYADYGYILENGRVVMDGDAESLRTNEDVKEFYLGVAANDADGPGRKSFRDVKSYRRRKRWLA, from the coding sequence ATGAGCCTCCTGTCCGTCAACAATATCGAAGTCATCTACGATCACGTGATCCTGGTGCTCAAGGGCGTTTCGCTCGAAGTGCCGGAGGGCAAGATCGTGGCGCTGCTGGGTGCCAACGGCGCGGGCAAGACCACCACGCTCAAGGCCATCTCCAACCTGCTGCAGGCCGAGCGCGGCGATGTCACCAAGGGTTCGATCGAATACCGCGGCGACCGCGTCGACCAGCTGACGCCCAATGACCTGGTGCGTCGCGGCGTGATCCAGGTGATGGAAGGGCGCCACTGCTTCGCCCACCTGACCATCGAGGAGAACCTGCTTACCGGCGCCTACACGCGCGGCCTGTCGCGCGGCCAGACCCGCGACGAGCTGGAAAAGATCTACGAATACTTCCCGCGCCTGAAGACGCGCCGCAAGTCGCAGGCGGGCTACACCTCCGGCGGCGAGCAGCAGATGTGCGCGATCGGCCGGGCCATGATGGCCAAGCCCGCGATGATCCTGCTGGACGAGCCGTCGATGGGGCTGGCGCCGCAGATCGTCGAGGAGATCTTCGAGATCGTGCGCGGGTTGAATTCACGCGAGAACGTCAGCTTCCTGCTGGCCGAGCAGAACACCATGGTGGCGCTGCGCTATGCCGACTACGGCTACATCCTGGAGAACGGCCGCGTGGTGATGGACGGCGACGCCGAGTCGCTGCGCACCAACGAGGACGTCAAGGAGTTCTACCTGGGCGTGGCCGCCAATGACGCCGATGGTCCAGGCCGCAAGTCGTTCCGCGACGTGAAGAGCTACCGCCGCCGCAAGCGCTGGCTCGCCTAG
- a CDS encoding phenylacetate--CoA ligase family protein: MPEYFDPLETRAPEVRERALLAALASQVAHAREHAPYFAELLSGVDPRLLTSRAALAELPVTRKSDLSARQRALPPLGGLNATPLGKLRHVFQSPGPIHEPDGHEADWWRTARAMHAAGFRAGDLVYNTFSYHFTPAGMMMESGAHRLGCCVFPAGVGQTDSQVQALASLQPAAYAGTPSFLKLLLERGDELGTPCTSLAKALVSGEALPPSLRNWFQARGVRVQQMYGTADVGLIAYETEGGDGWVVDEGVLVEIVEPGGSRPMPEGETGEVVVTVLGNGDYPLIRFGTGDLSAVVAESSRRPSPCGRTNIRLKGWLGRADQATKVKGMFVHPGQVADVLRRHPEIRAARLVVTGDPGADVMTLRCEATREDADLQRAVAESLREVMRLRGEVAFVAAGSLPQDGRLIEDARSYD; the protein is encoded by the coding sequence ATGCCCGAATACTTCGATCCGCTCGAAACCCGCGCGCCGGAAGTCCGCGAGCGGGCGCTCCTTGCCGCCCTGGCAAGCCAGGTGGCCCATGCGCGCGAGCACGCGCCCTACTTTGCCGAGCTGCTGAGCGGCGTCGATCCGCGCCTGCTGACTTCGCGTGCGGCGCTGGCCGAACTGCCGGTGACGCGCAAGTCGGACCTGAGCGCGCGCCAGCGTGCGCTACCGCCGCTGGGCGGACTCAACGCGACGCCGCTGGGCAAGCTGCGCCACGTGTTCCAGTCACCCGGGCCGATCCACGAGCCCGACGGCCACGAGGCGGACTGGTGGCGCACCGCGCGCGCCATGCACGCCGCGGGCTTTCGCGCCGGCGACCTGGTCTACAACACCTTCTCCTATCACTTCACCCCGGCCGGCATGATGATGGAAAGCGGCGCGCACCGGCTGGGCTGCTGCGTGTTCCCGGCCGGCGTGGGCCAGACCGATTCGCAGGTGCAGGCGCTGGCCAGCCTGCAGCCGGCGGCCTATGCCGGCACGCCGTCGTTCCTCAAGCTGCTGCTCGAGCGCGGCGATGAACTCGGCACGCCCTGCACCAGCCTGGCCAAGGCGCTGGTCTCGGGCGAGGCGCTGCCGCCGTCGCTGCGCAACTGGTTCCAGGCGCGCGGCGTGCGCGTGCAGCAGATGTACGGCACCGCCGATGTCGGCCTGATCGCGTATGAAACCGAAGGCGGCGACGGCTGGGTGGTGGACGAGGGCGTGCTGGTCGAGATCGTCGAACCCGGCGGCTCGCGGCCCATGCCCGAAGGCGAGACCGGCGAAGTGGTGGTGACGGTGCTGGGCAATGGCGACTACCCGCTAATCCGCTTCGGCACCGGCGACCTGTCGGCGGTGGTGGCGGAGTCCTCGCGGCGGCCGAGCCCGTGCGGGCGCACCAATATCCGGCTCAAGGGCTGGCTGGGGCGCGCGGACCAGGCGACCAAGGTCAAGGGCATGTTCGTGCATCCCGGGCAGGTGGCCGACGTGCTGCGGCGCCATCCTGAAATCCGCGCGGCGCGGCTGGTGGTGACGGGCGATCCTGGGGCCGACGTGATGACGCTGCGCTGCGAGGCAACGCGCGAGGATGCCGACCTGCAGCGCGCGGTGGCCGAGTCGCTGCGCGAGGTGATGCGGCTACGAGGTGAGGTGGCGTTCGTCGCGGCGGGGTCGTTGCCGCAGGATGGGAGGTTGATCGAGGATGCGCGCAGCTACGATTGA
- a CDS encoding YbaN family protein, which produces MPPSNPDLSPDPDAVLSHRQRVLRAVWVALGGLCLLLGVVGIFLPVLPTTPFVLLAAACFARGSQRFHEWLLGHPRFGPLVSDWQRHRSIPFKAKCLALSMMWLSMGTTAWLLRGRPLVSAALLACAVGVSVWMVRLPTRGEGGRES; this is translated from the coding sequence TTGCCGCCATCCAATCCCGACCTTTCGCCCGATCCCGACGCCGTGCTGAGCCACCGCCAGCGCGTGCTGCGCGCCGTCTGGGTGGCACTGGGCGGGCTGTGCCTGCTGCTGGGCGTGGTCGGCATCTTCCTGCCGGTGCTGCCGACCACGCCGTTCGTGCTGCTGGCCGCGGCCTGCTTCGCGCGCGGCTCGCAGCGCTTCCATGAATGGCTGCTGGGGCATCCGCGCTTCGGCCCGCTGGTCAGCGACTGGCAGCGCCACCGCAGCATCCCGTTCAAGGCGAAATGCCTGGCGCTGTCGATGATGTGGCTGTCGATGGGGACCACGGCGTGGCTGCTGCGCGGGCGGCCGCTGGTGTCGGCGGCGTTGCTGGCGTGTGCGGTGGGGGTGAGTGTGTGGATGGTGCGGTTGCCGACGCGGGGGGAAGGCGGGCGGGAGTCTTGA
- a CDS encoding nitronate monooxygenase family protein, which yields MPAAKQLPQALQNLALPVIASPMFIVSYPELVLAQCKAGIVGSFPALNARPAELLDEWLTRIEAELAAFKAANPGAPVGPVAVNQIVHSSNARLEHDVKVCVEHQVPIFITSLRAPPKELIDAVHSYGGIVLHDVISLRHAEKAIEAGVDGLILVAAGAGGHAGMLSPFALVGEVRKIFDGPIALSGSIATGEAVLAAQAMGADFAYVGTRFIASQEAHAAESYKQSITSSAAADIVYTNLFTGVHGNYIRESISNAGLDPDNLPVADKTKMDFSSGSSKAKAWKDIWGAGQGVGQIHDIPGAGEIVARMKAEYDAAKARLGIAR from the coding sequence ATGCCCGCCGCCAAGCAACTGCCCCAGGCCCTGCAGAACCTGGCCCTGCCCGTGATTGCCTCGCCCATGTTCATCGTCAGCTACCCGGAACTGGTGCTGGCGCAGTGCAAGGCCGGCATCGTCGGCTCGTTCCCGGCGCTCAATGCGCGCCCGGCCGAGCTGCTCGACGAATGGCTGACCCGGATCGAGGCGGAACTGGCCGCGTTCAAGGCCGCCAACCCCGGCGCACCGGTAGGCCCCGTCGCGGTCAACCAGATCGTCCACAGCTCCAACGCGCGCCTGGAGCATGACGTCAAGGTCTGCGTCGAACACCAGGTGCCGATCTTCATCACCTCGCTGCGCGCGCCGCCCAAGGAACTGATCGACGCCGTGCACAGCTACGGCGGCATCGTGCTGCACGACGTGATCAGCCTGCGCCATGCCGAGAAGGCGATCGAGGCCGGCGTCGACGGCCTGATCCTGGTCGCGGCGGGCGCCGGCGGCCATGCCGGGATGCTATCGCCGTTCGCGCTGGTGGGCGAGGTACGCAAGATCTTCGACGGCCCGATCGCGCTGTCGGGCTCGATCGCCACCGGCGAGGCGGTGCTGGCCGCGCAGGCCATGGGCGCCGACTTTGCCTACGTGGGCACGCGCTTCATCGCCTCGCAGGAGGCGCATGCGGCGGAGTCGTACAAGCAGTCGATCACCAGCTCGGCCGCCGCCGATATCGTCTACACCAACCTGTTCACGGGCGTGCACGGCAACTACATCCGCGAAAGCATCAGCAACGCGGGCCTGGACCCGGACAACCTGCCGGTGGCCGACAAGACCAAGATGGACTTCTCCAGCGGCAGCTCCAAGGCCAAGGCATGGAAGGATATCTGGGGCGCCGGCCAGGGCGTGGGCCAGATCCACGACATCCCCGGCGCCGGCGAAATCGTCGCGCGCATGAAGGCGGAGTACGATGCCGCCAAGGCGCGGCTGGGTATCGCGCGCTGA
- the creC gene encoding two-component system sensor histidine kinase CreC, with the protein MHIGLRIFFGFFLIVGLATVLTLRVFVQEVKPGVRQAMEDTLIDTAHVLAALAADDLKAGRIADGAFARHMAALREVPVNAEVSGLHKDSIGYRVYVTDASGIVRFDSTGTDVGRDYSRWNDVYLTLRGQYGARSTRSDPADEASTVMHVAAPVRDGDRIIGVLTVAKPNAAMAPFIARSQHKILLYGGLLIGTACVIGLACTLWLVHGLSRLRGYARAVAAGERAEMPLRGAGELAELGRAVQGMRERLEDKQYVEHYIHTLTHEMKSPLAAIGGAAELLQEEMPAADRQRFVANIRTQSGRLETMIRKLLALAEVEQRQRLEVREPVPLAPLLAQLCAELEPRARQRGVALQCAADGGTGHVAGDPFLLRQAIANLLDNAIDFAPPDTAVTVGLERRGDALAITVADQGPGIPDYALPRVFERFYSLPRPHGADKSTGLGLCFAREVATLHHGGVTLANRPGGGALAELVLPAASRHTPA; encoded by the coding sequence ATGCATATCGGCCTGCGCATCTTCTTCGGCTTCTTCCTGATCGTGGGCCTGGCCACCGTGCTGACGCTGCGCGTGTTCGTGCAGGAGGTCAAGCCCGGCGTGCGCCAGGCGATGGAAGACACGCTCATCGATACCGCGCACGTGCTGGCCGCGCTGGCCGCCGACGACCTCAAGGCCGGCCGCATCGCCGACGGCGCGTTCGCGCGGCATATGGCGGCGCTGCGCGAGGTGCCGGTCAATGCCGAGGTCTCGGGCCTGCACAAGGACAGCATCGGCTACCGCGTCTACGTGACCGATGCCAGCGGCATCGTGCGCTTCGACTCGACCGGCACCGACGTCGGCCGCGACTATTCGCGCTGGAACGACGTCTACCTGACGCTGCGCGGCCAGTACGGCGCGCGCAGCACGCGATCCGACCCTGCCGACGAGGCCAGCACGGTGATGCACGTGGCCGCGCCGGTGCGCGATGGCGACCGCATCATCGGCGTGCTGACCGTGGCCAAGCCCAATGCGGCGATGGCGCCGTTCATCGCGCGCAGCCAGCACAAGATCCTGCTCTACGGCGGCCTGCTGATCGGCACCGCGTGCGTGATCGGGCTGGCCTGCACGCTGTGGCTGGTGCACGGACTGAGCCGGCTGCGCGGCTATGCGCGCGCGGTGGCGGCCGGCGAGCGCGCCGAGATGCCGCTGCGTGGCGCGGGCGAGTTGGCCGAGCTGGGCCGCGCGGTGCAGGGCATGCGCGAGCGGCTGGAGGACAAGCAGTATGTCGAGCACTACATCCATACGCTGACCCACGAGATGAAGAGCCCGCTGGCCGCCATCGGCGGCGCGGCGGAGCTGCTGCAGGAAGAGATGCCGGCGGCGGACCGCCAGCGCTTCGTCGCCAATATCCGGACCCAGTCGGGACGGCTGGAAACCATGATCCGCAAGCTGCTGGCGCTGGCCGAGGTGGAACAGCGCCAGCGCCTGGAAGTGCGCGAGCCGGTGCCGCTGGCGCCGCTGCTGGCGCAGCTGTGCGCCGAACTGGAGCCGCGCGCGCGGCAGCGCGGCGTCGCCTTGCAGTGCGCTGCCGATGGCGGCACGGGGCACGTCGCCGGCGACCCGTTCCTGCTGCGCCAGGCTATCGCCAACCTGCTCGACAACGCGATCGACTTCGCCCCGCCGGACACCGCGGTCACGGTGGGCCTGGAGCGCCGCGGCGACGCGCTCGCCATCACCGTGGCCGACCAGGGGCCCGGCATCCCCGACTACGCGTTGCCGCGCGTGTTCGAGCGCTTCTACTCGCTGCCGCGCCCGCATGGTGCGGACAAGAGCACCGGCCTGGGCCTGTGCTTTGCGCGCGAAGTCGCCACGTTGCATCATGGCGGCGTGACGCTGGCCAACCGCCCCGGCGGCGGCGCGCTGGCCGAGCTGGTCCTGCCGGCGGCATCGCGCCACACGCCTGCCTGA
- the creB gene encoding two-component system response regulator CreB, which translates to MPGMEQPRILVVEDEQAIADTILYALRTDGMLAEHCTLGGDALACLRAAPADLVILDVGLPDLSGFEVCRTLRTFCDAPVIFLTARHEEIDRIVGLEIGADDYVVKPFSPRELAARVRAILRRARGGGAPAKPGQAAGFTHDPDGARLAYHGHWLALTRYEYLLLAWLVAHPGRIYSRAQLMDGVWAGALDTSDRTVDTHIKTLRAKLREVSPQGAGRIRTHRGMGYSLEP; encoded by the coding sequence ATGCCGGGCATGGAACAACCGCGGATCCTGGTGGTGGAAGACGAGCAGGCCATCGCCGATACCATCCTCTATGCGCTGCGCACCGACGGCATGCTGGCCGAGCACTGCACGCTGGGCGGCGACGCGCTGGCGTGCCTGCGCGCCGCGCCGGCGGACCTGGTGATCCTTGACGTGGGGCTGCCTGACCTGAGCGGCTTCGAGGTCTGCCGCACGCTGCGCACCTTCTGCGATGCGCCGGTGATCTTCCTGACCGCGCGCCATGAAGAAATCGACCGCATCGTCGGGCTGGAGATCGGCGCCGACGACTACGTGGTCAAGCCGTTCTCGCCGCGCGAGCTGGCCGCGCGCGTGCGCGCCATCCTGCGCCGGGCGCGCGGCGGCGGCGCCCCGGCAAAACCCGGCCAGGCCGCCGGATTCACGCACGACCCGGACGGCGCCCGCCTGGCCTACCACGGCCACTGGCTGGCGCTGACGCGCTACGAATACCTGCTGCTGGCGTGGCTGGTGGCGCATCCGGGCCGCATCTATTCGCGCGCGCAGCTGATGGACGGGGTGTGGGCGGGCGCGCTCGACACCAGCGACCGCACCGTCGACACCCATATCAAGACCCTGCGCGCCAAGCTGCGCGAGGTGTCCCCGCAAGGCGCCGGGCGCATCCGCACCCATCGCGGCATGGGCTATTCGCTGGAGCCCTGA